One window of the Cryptomeria japonica chromosome 7, Sugi_1.0, whole genome shotgun sequence genome contains the following:
- the LOC131046690 gene encoding cellulose synthase-like protein E1 yields the protein MEFTDSPLYTTVPMPIAKINRVYGCVYFCAILGLIYYRIHYMPSEGYVPWMLLFCAELGLAFQWVLEMSFKWRPVDRFTYPERLSKRFGRELPPIDIFICTADPDKEPPLDVSNTVLSTLAFNYPIEKLTCYVLDDGGSPLTFYALLEASRFAKSWVPFCHKYSIQQRCPEAYFSECYGNESDSSFTT from the exons ATGGAGTTCACAGATTCGCCACTTTACACCACAGTACCAATGCCAATTGCAAAGATAAACAGAGTTTATGGATGCGTATATTTTTGTGCAATTCTGGGGCTTATATATTATCGGATCCATTATATGCCAAGTGAAGGATATGTACCGTGGATGCTGCTATTTTGTGCAGAGCTAGGTTTGGCCTTCCAGTGGGTATTAGAGATGAGCTTCAAGTGGAGGCCTGTGGATCGATTTACCTACCCAGAAAGACTCTCTAAAAG GTTTGGGAGGGAGCTACCTCCCATTGATATATTTATATGCACGGCTGACCCTGATAAAGAACCTCCACTGGATGTTTCAAACACTGTATTGTCTACGCTGGCTTTTAATTATCCAATAGAAAAATTGACATGTTATGTATTGGATGATGGAGGATCCCCACTCACCTTTTATGCTCTGTTGGAAGCTTCACGTTTTGCAAAGAGTTGGGTTCCTTTTTGCCACAAGTATTCTATTCAGCAGAGATGCCCAGAAGCATATTTTTCTGAATGTTATGGCAATGAAAGTGACAGCTCGTTCACTACATAA